The Sphingomonas japonica sequence TATACGTCGATGCTGGCGCACCCGACAGGATTCGAACCTGTGGCCTCTGCCTTCGGAGGGCAGCGCTCTATCCAGCTGAGCTACGGGTGCCTGAGTGATCGGGTAGCAGAGCCTCTGCACGGTTGCCAGTCGAATTAGCCGGCCGGCAGGTCGATCGGCTGGAACGTGCCAAGGCCGCAGGTCGGGCCGGGAATGCCGCCGCCCGTCGGCCGTACCTGTACGGTGTCGATCGAGCAGAGTTGGCCGCCATCGGTGCGATAGGTGAAGCTGCGGCTGATGGTCAGCATCGAGCAGGCAATGGGCAGCGTATTGCGATAGGTGACGCCGTCGCGCGTGCGGAAATCGACGATGGTATCGCTGCGCACCTGAGTCTCCCGGATGCGGCTGGATTCGATGCAGTTTACTGCCGGCCCCACCGGTGCGGCATCCGCCCATTGCGATGGCGTCGCGCCGTCCTGAACACAGCCGCACAGCATGGCTGCCAGCACCATAGAAGCGATCAGCGGGATGCGCATGGCGTCATGCCTTCAATGTCGCGGATCGCCGCCGGGCGGCGGCCGCGGGCTGCGGGGTCTTGGGCTTGAACACACAAAGGTCGGCAACGCTGCATCGCCAGCATTCGGGCGTCCGCGCCTTGCACACATAGCGGCCATGCAGGATCAGCCAGTGATGCGCGTGCAGCCGAAAGGGCTGGGGCGTCGCCTTGTCGAGCGCTTTCTCGACCGCCAGCACGGTCTTGCCACGGGCGAGGCCGGTGCGGTTGCAGACGCGGAAGATGTGGGTATCGACCGCAAAGGTCTCTGCGCCGAACGCGGTGTTCATCACGACGTTGGCGGTCTTGCGGCCGACACCGGGCAGCGCTTCGAGCGCATCGCGGTCGGCCGGGACGGTGCCGCCATGGTCGGCGATCAGCGCTGCGCTGAGCGCGATGACGTTCTTCGCCTTGGTATTGAACAGTCCGATCGTGCGGATGTGCTGGCGCAGCGCCTCCTCGCCCAGCGCCACCATCTGCTCTGGCGTACCGACCTCAGCGAACAGGGCGCGGGTCGCCCGATTGACGCCGGCGTCGGTCGATTGCGCCGAAAGCACTACCGCCACCAGCAGCTGGAAGACATTGTCCGATACAAGCTCGGTTTCGGGGTGAGGGTTGTCCTGCGCCAGCCGCGCATAGAATTCGACGACGTCCGCTTTCTTCAAAGGCCCAGCACCTGATCCATCGTGTATCGGCCCGCCGGCTTGCCCGCGAGCCACTGTGCCGCGCGCACCGCGCCGCGCGCGAAGATCGCGCGATCCTCGGCGCGATGTACGAGCTCGATCCGCTCGCCGTCGCCGGCGAAGACTACCAGGTGATCTCCGACGACCGAGCCGCCGCGCATGCTGGCAAACCCGATCGTCCCGCGCGCACGCGATCCGGTCAGCCCGGCACGGCCAACCACGCCCGATTCGGCAAGCGTCGAGCCACGGCCGGACGCCGCCGCCTCGCCCAGCATCAGCGCGGTTCCCGACGGTGCATCGACCTTTTCGCGGTGATGCATCTCTGCGATCTCGATATCCCAGTCCGCGCCGAGCCGAGCGGCGGCATCGCGCACCAGGGCAAGCAGCATGCCCAGGCCCAGCGAGGTATTTCCAGTCTGCAAAATGGCGATTTCGGTGGCCGCGGCGTCGATCAGCGCATGATGGCTGGCGCCAAGCCCCGTGGTCCCGACGACGATCGGCGTGCGCGCAGCCCGCGCGGCGGCGAGATGTGCCTCCAGCGCCGCGGGTGCCGAAAAATCGACCAGCACGTCGCAGGCTTGCGCAAGTTGCCTCGGGTCATCGCCGACATCGCACCCGCCCGCAGGGACAGCATCGAGCGCGGGCATCGCCGCGACGATCGCCTGACCCATCCGCCCTTCACTGCCGTAGATTCCGATCCGCGTCATCGCGATCCCCTCATTGTATCGATGCAGTGATGGCAGAAAGGGCCGCGCTCCAACAGGTCTTACAAATAGGCAGCGGTCGCGTTCTGCCAACAGGACAAGCGCTCCCGTTTTCCGATCGCACCCCGGTGCGTAACCGGTTACACAAAGGCTGGGCGCGGGGTTCCGCAGCAGTGGTCGAGCGATCGCGCGCTGCGCCGCGGCGGGGCAGGAAAAGGAAGGGACTTCGAAAAGTGCACGACGGGTCGATTTCGCGCCGTGCTGCGCTGTTGGGCATCGGACTCGCCAGTGCGTGGGCGGCGAGCCCGGTGCGCGCGCTGCTGCGCAGCGCCGATACCCGGACGGCGCCTGCTTTCGTCGAAGCGCTGATCGCGCGCATGACGATCGCCGAAAAGGCCGGGCAGCTCAGCCTGATGTCGGCGGCGTGGGGCGGCGGCAACGCCGCCGCGCTCAATCCGCCGAGCGGTTCCGATTTCCCGCAACAAATCGAGGACGCGGTCGCGGGCAGGCTGACCGGCGTGTTCAACGGCAACGGTGCGCGCATGGCGCTGGCGATGCAGACCGCCGTAATGGAGCGGTCGCGGCTGAAGATCCCGCTGCTGTTCGCGGCCGATGTCATCCACGGCCATCGTACCGTATTCCCGATGCCGGTGGCCGAAGCCGCGACGTTTGAGCCTGCCATCGCCGAGGCGACCGCACGGATCGCTGCGTTCGAGGCGGCAGGTGCGGGGATCGACTGGACCTTTGCGCCGATGGTCGATGTTTCGCGCGACCAGCGCTGGGGCCGCGCCGCCGAGGGGGCGGGGGAAGACGTTCTGCTCAACCGGTTGTTCGCTGCCGCGCGCGTGCGCGGGTTCCAGGGGAACGATCTGGCGTCGCCCGACACGATGATGGCGTGCCCCAAGCATCTCGTGGCCTATGGTGCGGCCGAGGCGGGGCTCGATTACAACAGCGTCGACCTGTCCGAACGCACGCTGCGCGAAGTCTATCTGCCGCCGTTCGAGGCCGCCTATGCCGCGGGCGCGATGTCGACGATGGCGTCCTTCAACGAAATTGCCGGCATCCCGTCGACGGCGAATGACTGGTTATTGACGACGGTGCTGCGCGAGGAGTTCGGGTTCGCGGGCATCGTCGTGTCGGATTACACGAGCGACGAGGAATTGGTCGCGCATGGCTTTGCCGCCGATCGCCGAGAGGCGGCGAAACTGGCGCTGCTCGCCGGGGTCGACCTCAGCATGCAGAGCAATCTCTATACTTCGTATCTGCCCGATCTGGTGGCGAGCGGCGAGGTGCCGATGGCGGTGGTCGACCGGTCGGTGCGCCGGATACTGACGGTCAAGGCGATGCTGGGGCTGTTCGAGGATCCGTTCCGGCGGATCAGCGTCGCGCGCGAGGCGCAGCGGTCGCGATTGCCGAGAAACCTCGCGGTCGCTCGCGAGGCAGCGCGCAAGTCGATCGTGCTGCTGGAGAATCGTGACAACCTGCTGCCGCTCGCCAAAACGGGCCGGATCGCGTTGATCGGTCCATTCGCGGGATCGAAGGCCGACTGCAACGGACCGCAATGCGTCTATGCCGACAATGCCGATGCCGTCGATCTGGCGACCGGCGTGCGTGCTGCCATCGGCGAACGGGCAAGCGTGACGGTTACGCCGGGGACCGGGATCGAAGACGCGCTGCCCGGCGGGATCGACGCGGCGGTGGCGGCGGCGAACGCGGCCGATGTCGTCGTCCTCGCGATCGGGGAAGGAACGGCGATGGCGGGCGAGGCGCAGTCGCGCACCGACATCCGTATTCCGGAACCGCAACAGGCACTCGCCGAGGCGGTCGCCGCGACCGGCACGCCGATCGTCGTCGTGCTCAAGAACGGGCGCGCGATGGCGCTGCACGGGGCCGTGCGCGACGCGCAGGCGATCCTCGTGACGTGGTTTCTGGGATCGGAGACCGGCCATGCCATCGCCGACATCCTGTTCGGCGACCATGCGCCATCGGGCCGCCTGCCGGTCAGCTTCCCGTATGAGAGCGGGCAGCAACCCTATTATTACGATCGCAAGGCGACGGGCCGTCCCGCGCCGGTCAGTACCGAGCGTCCATCCTATCGCACCTACTGGCGCACCGTGCCGAACGCGGCGCTTTGGCCGTTCGGGCACGGCCTGACCTATGGCAAGGTCGCCTATTCGGCCCCGTCCATCCCGGCGACGATGGGGTGGAACGGGTCGGTGGAAGTCGCCGCGACCGTGACCAACACAGGCCGGCGGTCGTGCGAGGAACTCGTCCAGCTCTATATTCGCGACCGCGCCGCCAGCGTCACCCAGCCGGTGCGCAAGCTCAAGGCGTTTCGCAAGGTCTGGCTGGCTCCGGGCGCACGGGAAATCGTGCGGTTCACGCTGCGCCGCGACGACCTGCTGTTTCGGGGCCGCACGCTGGAGGCGACTGTCGAGCCGGGCGATTTCGACGTCTGGATTGCACCCTCGGCGCAGGACGAGGGCGCATACGGGGTTTTCAGGCTGGAACCCGCGTGATCGACGTCATTCAACCGCCACCGTTCTGCTGAGCGCTGACACGCCGCTTTCGTTGAACGCCTCGACCGCGACGTGATAGCCCTGACCCACTGTGAGCGCGCGCAGTTCCTTGTTCAGCACCGGCCCGTCGCCCAGCTCGTCCGCCCATAGCTGATAGGTCAGCGCCAGCCGGTCGGGGCGGATACCCCAGCGGATGTTATAGCCGACCGCACTGGGTACCTTCGCCCAGGATATCAGCGCGTTGCGCGGGTCGCTGTCGCGCTTCGCCATCACCCGCTGCGGCGTTGCCGGATCCTTGCCGCCCGCACTGCCGAACACGCGCAGGTCGCTGATCGCCAGATACGCCGCGCCGACATGGCCGTGGACATAGCGGACATAGCGCGCGGTGACTGGAGCGGGGAGCTGCAGATAGGCGTTGGCGCGATCGCGGCGGTCCGGCCCGGTGTCGGCCAGCGGGGTCCATGCCTTGCCGTCCAGCGAGGATTCCAGCTTGAACTCGGTATAGACATCGGGACCGTCGCCATAGAGCCCGGCCTTGTAGTCGGCGAAATTGACCTGCACCGCGCGCACCGTCTTGGCCGCTCCCAGATCGAGCGTCAGCGTCTGGCCCGGCGCCTTGTCGGTCGCGACCCAGAAGCTGCGCGGATCCTCGTCGGTCGCGCGATCGGGCGTGAACTCGCCGAGCGTCGTCGATGCGGTCGCGGGCTTGCGATACGACAACAGCATCCAGCCGGTGAACAGGTCGTCGATATCCTCGACTTTCCCGGTGGGCATGATGTGCGGAAAGTCGCCGAAGCGCGACGAGACCATCATCTGTCCATCGTCGGTGAACGTCGTCGGGAACAGGTTGATGCGGCGTTCGAAATCCCAGTTATAGCCGATCCAAGGCGTTCCCGAGTTCCACCAGTTTCCGTATTTGTCCTCGACCGTCGAACCATGCCCCGCACCCTCGACGAACCCGCCGGGCTTGTAGGCAATCGGATTGTACGGGGCATAGGTGAACGGCCCCAGCGGCTTGTCCGAGACATAGGTGCCGTTGGCGTAGGCGTTGAACTCGGTACCCGGCGCGCCGTATTGGAGATAATATCTGCCGCGGACCTTGGTCATCCACGCGCCTTCCATGAACGGCGTGGTTGCGGCACCGGCCTTGTTCAGCCCGTCATGATCCTGGCCAAATCGCTCCCATCCGTGGCGATCGGGATGCAGGCCGAGCATTTCGACCGGCTTGCCCTTGTACGTGAAGCGCCCGTCCATCCCGATCTCGATGCCGTAGAGCGGGAACACGTTCGACGAATTCCAGTACATGTACCATTTGCCGTCATCGTCCTTGAACAGCGCAGGGTCCCATGGCCCCGGCGGCACGCGGCCGTCGCCCGATCGGATCAGTTCCTCTTCGAACGGCCGCACCGCCCCGGGCAGCGGCGGCATCGTGCGGTCGAACCATTCCAGATTGCCGCTGGCGGGATCGGTGGTGACATAGACCTGCTCGGGCGCGGTCATCGACGGCATCAGGTAGAGCTTGTCGCCGTCGACCCATGCGGCGGGCGCAATGACGCTGTCATACGGCCATTTGCTGGGTTTGATGAACTGCCAGTCGACCAGGTCGGCCGAGCGCCAATAGCCGTCGGCGAGTGTCTGGAAGAGGTAATATTCGTCCTTGTAGCGCACGATCGCCGGGTCGGCCCCGGTGCGGAACGAGATGCCGCGATCCTCCTGCTCGAAATTATAGCAGTAATCGATATCGATCGGATTGGCGTACGTTTTCACCGCCTGTGCCGATGCAGGGGGGGCGAGCACGAGGCTGGCGGCGGCGAGGCCGATCCGGAACGACACTGGACTTCTCCCGATGGTCGGTGCGTCAGCGCACCTGGATGAACAGATTGGCGGTCAGCCGCCCGCGCCGGGGATCGGCGCTCAACTCCATATCCGCCGGGATGACCCCTGAATGGAGGAGCGCGCCGCGATACATGACGAGCCGGTCGGGAACGGCCTCGACCGCGGCGATCGCTTCATAGGCGGCGTTCGACCCTGCGATGTAGCCGGGCGCGGTTGCCTCGGCCTCGGCTCGCGCACGCGCCAGATACGGCGCAAGATTGGCGTCGGTCAGCTGCTCGATTCCGCTAGCGCGGTGGCGATAGAAGGAGGTGCCGGTACCGGGCGCGACCGAGAGGTAGTGCAGGATCGCGATCGTCCTGAGATCGGTCGAATCGAAATGCGGCGCGCGCTGCGCGGGCGCCAGTGTCGCAGGATCGGCGGTGACCATCGAGAAGCTGGCCTCGATCAGGTCGAATGCGTCGGTCGCGAACGCGCCGCCGATATAGGGGGCAAGCGCCTGGAGCAGCCGATCGACATACCCGCTGGCGGCAGCGTCCTCCTTGCCGATCACCCGGCGCAATCCGGGATACAGCGTCTTCTGCGCCGGCGGATAAGGCTGCATGGCGTCGGCGATATCGATGATCGCGCCGACGTCGCCGGTCATGTCGTCGACCAGGACGAGAGGATGCTCGCCATGTCCGAACCTGCGCAATTCCGGCTTCATACCATTCCGCCTCGGCCTACTCCGCCCCTGTGACGGTTCGACGGCACGCTATCAGAAGTCGTATTTCAGACCGACCTGGAATGTGCGGGCATAGCCAACCGTGGCGTTTTCCTCGAGTGTCGGATTGGGGCCGCTGCCCGCGCCCCACGTCGAATAGTTGCGATTGACCCAGTCGAACACATTGAACACTTCGAAATCGGCGGTGACCTCGTGCCCCCAGGGCAAGGTGAACGTCTTGGCGAGGCGGACGTCGAGATTCTTGTACGCGATCGTATCCTTGGGCGTGAAGACGCCGCCGTCATTATAGTAGGAACAACCGGTGCAATTGGGCGGCGGCGTCCGCGTCGAATCGACGTTGCCGAAACTGGGCCCCGACGCGAGCGTCAGCGTGCCAGATGCTTGGAAACCCCATGCAATGTCGGCGATCCCGGTAGTCACGAACCGCCAACTTTCCAACCCGCGCGTGCGTTGCCAGCCATAGGCATCCTGGCGCCCCGCATTGAACATCTGCGCTTCGTTGAAACCGATGCCCTGATTGGATTTGGCATCGGAAATGGTGAGAGACGCCGTCGCGCCCCAGCCTGATACTTCCGAATACGGCTTGTCCGCGTTCAGATAGACCGCGGTGTAGCGCTGTTCGCCGTTGCTCGATCCGATATTGAGACGGCCGGTATAGCCTGTCGGACGCCCTTCTTCGGGAAAGTTGTCGCGGATCCATGCGTCGCCGCCCTCGGTATAGTTGCCGTCAGGCATGCGGTTGCCGCGCACGAAGATGAATGCGTCGTGCGATCGGTTGTGCGCCAGGGCGATCGAGGTTTGGACCTCGCCGAAGCGCTTGCGAACGCCGAAATTGAACTGATCGGTGTACGGAACCTTCGCGTCATTGTTGATGACCCAGATATCACCGCTCAACCCTTCCAGGGCGATCGCGTCGCGCAGCGCCTGCGGATCGCGATAGGCGGGGTTCCACTGCAGCTGGTTGGCACCGCCCGCACATGCCGGCAGGCCTTCCGCTCCGCAGAAGTCGATCGTCGCATCGCTGCGGACATTGTTGAACAGCGGTTCGAGAGATGCGGTGTAGAAGATATTGCGGTCGTAATAGCGGCCGCCGCCCGCGAACAGGATCAGGTCGCGGTCCCCGAAGACGTCGTACGACACACCGATACGTGGCTGGAACGCACCGAGAAACGGATCGCGCTTCGTACCGTCGGTGATATAGTCTTCGGGATCGATCCCGGCCGCTTCCCAGGGCTGATAATTGCGCAACGCATTGGCGACTTTGGTCGGCGTTACATAGTTATTGTTGAAGTTGTTCGATTCATAATCCCACCGCAGGCCGAGGTTGACGGTCCAGTGATCGTCAATCGTCCAGTCATCCTGCAGGAACATGCCGACCTGGGTGTTGTCGGCCTCCAGCGGCGTCGCCGGCAGCAACGAGATGACCGCGCGGAACGGCACGCTGTTGTCGACGTCCGAAAAGCGCTGGAAGGCATAGCGGTAGGAGCCGTTGGCGTTGGCATCCTCGATGCGCGTCAACTTGGTCTGGGATACCCGCAGCCCGTATTTGATCACGTGGTCGGTCAGGCCGGTATAGGTGAAGTTGTTCTTGAACGTATATGCGGACTGGTCGTTGGCCTGCTGGAACGAATTGGCGCCGAAGAAGAACAGGTCTGCGCCGGTGCCATCGCCTTCGTTGTCGATGATGCCGTCGCCGTCGTCATCGACGCCGGGCGCACCGTTGGTCAGGACATATTCGGGCCCGACCGTGATCGTCGGCGTGCCGGTGAAGCTGGAAAAATAGCTGAGCGTCATTTCGTTCAGCCAGTTTTCGTCGCGGTGGTTCCATTCGAACTGGACGTTTTCGCTGCGCGTACCGACGTTGCGGCCGTTCTCGAATGCGCGATTGCCGCCATAGTCGCGCAGATCGCTCTCTTCGCGCAGGAAATAGCTGGCATTGAAGGTATCGTCGTCGGTCGCGAACAGCGTGAGCTTGCCGAAATAAAGGTCCTGCTTGAACTCGGCGGCGAAGTTGCCGGATTGCGCCTGACGGATCGGATCGGGCAGCAGCGGGTCGACA is a genomic window containing:
- a CDS encoding glycoside hydrolase family 3 N-terminal domain-containing protein, with amino-acid sequence MHDGSISRRAALLGIGLASAWAASPVRALLRSADTRTAPAFVEALIARMTIAEKAGQLSLMSAAWGGGNAAALNPPSGSDFPQQIEDAVAGRLTGVFNGNGARMALAMQTAVMERSRLKIPLLFAADVIHGHRTVFPMPVAEAATFEPAIAEATARIAAFEAAGAGIDWTFAPMVDVSRDQRWGRAAEGAGEDVLLNRLFAAARVRGFQGNDLASPDTMMACPKHLVAYGAAEAGLDYNSVDLSERTLREVYLPPFEAAYAAGAMSTMASFNEIAGIPSTANDWLLTTVLREEFGFAGIVVSDYTSDEELVAHGFAADRREAAKLALLAGVDLSMQSNLYTSYLPDLVASGEVPMAVVDRSVRRILTVKAMLGLFEDPFRRISVAREAQRSRLPRNLAVAREAARKSIVLLENRDNLLPLAKTGRIALIGPFAGSKADCNGPQCVYADNADAVDLATGVRAAIGERASVTVTPGTGIEDALPGGIDAAVAAANAADVVVLAIGEGTAMAGEAQSRTDIRIPEPQQALAEAVAATGTPIVVVLKNGRAMALHGAVRDAQAILVTWFLGSETGHAIADILFGDHAPSGRLPVSFPYESGQQPYYYDRKATGRPAPVSTERPSYRTYWRTVPNAALWPFGHGLTYGKVAYSAPSIPATMGWNGSVEVAATVTNTGRRSCEELVQLYIRDRAASVTQPVRKLKAFRKVWLAPGAREIVRFTLRRDDLLFRGRTLEATVEPGDFDVWIAPSAQDEGAYGVFRLEPA
- the nth gene encoding endonuclease III — encoded protein: MKKADVVEFYARLAQDNPHPETELVSDNVFQLLVAVVLSAQSTDAGVNRATRALFAEVGTPEQMVALGEEALRQHIRTIGLFNTKAKNVIALSAALIADHGGTVPADRDALEALPGVGRKTANVVMNTAFGAETFAVDTHIFRVCNRTGLARGKTVLAVEKALDKATPQPFRLHAHHWLILHGRYVCKARTPECWRCSVADLCVFKPKTPQPAAAARRRSATLKA
- a CDS encoding family 43 glycosylhydrolase, which gives rise to MSFRIGLAAASLVLAPPASAQAVKTYANPIDIDYCYNFEQEDRGISFRTGADPAIVRYKDEYYLFQTLADGYWRSADLVDWQFIKPSKWPYDSVIAPAAWVDGDKLYLMPSMTAPEQVYVTTDPASGNLEWFDRTMPPLPGAVRPFEEELIRSGDGRVPPGPWDPALFKDDDGKWYMYWNSSNVFPLYGIEIGMDGRFTYKGKPVEMLGLHPDRHGWERFGQDHDGLNKAGAATTPFMEGAWMTKVRGRYYLQYGAPGTEFNAYANGTYVSDKPLGPFTYAPYNPIAYKPGGFVEGAGHGSTVEDKYGNWWNSGTPWIGYNWDFERRINLFPTTFTDDGQMMVSSRFGDFPHIMPTGKVEDIDDLFTGWMLLSYRKPATASTTLGEFTPDRATDEDPRSFWVATDKAPGQTLTLDLGAAKTVRAVQVNFADYKAGLYGDGPDVYTEFKLESSLDGKAWTPLADTGPDRRDRANAYLQLPAPVTARYVRYVHGHVGAAYLAISDLRVFGSAGGKDPATPQRVMAKRDSDPRNALISWAKVPSAVGYNIRWGIRPDRLALTYQLWADELGDGPVLNKELRALTVGQGYHVAVEAFNESGVSALSRTVAVE
- a CDS encoding TonB-dependent receptor produces the protein MAQTTGTLQGRIDGAQAGTAVTVTDTVTGRSTSTTIDANGNFVIAGLRPSTYRIEGAGQTEEVVLPVGQTVAIDLSPQADVAGADGEIVVTGRRGIAEVRTATIGVSVSQDQINNLPQNDRNFLNFAALAPGVTVSSDPNNKRIQAGGASSENVNVYIDGSSQKNQVGFGGVAGQNFSQGNPFPQSAVQEFRVETQNYKAEYEQAGSAIITAITKTGGDRLSGGAFVEFVPKPWFGRPFFDREGEANNAGFPCPDDASETCYNEKPDYKRYQFGANLGGPIIPGKLHFFAAYEGTRQTNPSIVVNVDPLLPDPIRQAQSGNFAAEFKQDLYFGKLTLFATDDDTFNASYFLREESDLRDYGGNRAFENGRNVGTRSENVQFEWNHRDENWLNEMTLSYFSSFTGTPTITVGPEYVLTNGAPGVDDDGDGIIDNEGDGTGADLFFFGANSFQQANDQSAYTFKNNFTYTGLTDHVIKYGLRVSQTKLTRIEDANANGSYRYAFQRFSDVDNSVPFRAVISLLPATPLEADNTQVGMFLQDDWTIDDHWTVNLGLRWDYESNNFNNNYVTPTKVANALRNYQPWEAAGIDPEDYITDGTKRDPFLGAFQPRIGVSYDVFGDRDLILFAGGGRYYDRNIFYTASLEPLFNNVRSDATIDFCGAEGLPACAGGANQLQWNPAYRDPQALRDAIALEGLSGDIWVINNDAKVPYTDQFNFGVRKRFGEVQTSIALAHNRSHDAFIFVRGNRMPDGNYTEGGDAWIRDNFPEEGRPTGYTGRLNIGSSNGEQRYTAVYLNADKPYSEVSGWGATASLTISDAKSNQGIGFNEAQMFNAGRQDAYGWQRTRGLESWRFVTTGIADIAWGFQASGTLTLASGPSFGNVDSTRTPPPNCTGCSYYNDGGVFTPKDTIAYKNLDVRLAKTFTLPWGHEVTADFEVFNVFDWVNRNYSTWGAGSGPNPTLEENATVGYARTFQVGLKYDF
- a CDS encoding DUF6445 family protein produces the protein MKPELRRFGHGEHPLVLVDDMTGDVGAIIDIADAMQPYPPAQKTLYPGLRRVIGKEDAAASGYVDRLLQALAPYIGGAFATDAFDLIEASFSMVTADPATLAPAQRAPHFDSTDLRTIAILHYLSVAPGTGTSFYRHRASGIEQLTDANLAPYLARARAEAEATAPGYIAGSNAAYEAIAAVEAVPDRLVMYRGALLHSGVIPADMELSADPRRGRLTANLFIQVR
- the dapB gene encoding 4-hydroxy-tetrahydrodipicolinate reductase, encoding MTRIGIYGSEGRMGQAIVAAMPALDAVPAGGCDVGDDPRQLAQACDVLVDFSAPAALEAHLAAARAARTPIVVGTTGLGASHHALIDAAATEIAILQTGNTSLGLGMLLALVRDAAARLGADWDIEIAEMHHREKVDAPSGTALMLGEAAASGRGSTLAESGVVGRAGLTGSRARGTIGFASMRGGSVVGDHLVVFAGDGERIELVHRAEDRAIFARGAVRAAQWLAGKPAGRYTMDQVLGL